One Embleya scabrispora DNA segment encodes these proteins:
- a CDS encoding ATP-grasp domain-containing protein, which translates to MVNPGTSWVEGGNVTRTADVWILDRTDSVGTTDGTRALGAELTKRGLRVEAVDWESLTPSCLPAGVLRQDGRFEVPRLAVVCSRVLTRHAPGHLADEFAWLGLLDEAGTRLVNPLRGLGAYHNKIRQVAALAAVGLPVPPTRVARTPEDVDACLAQWRDVVVKPPHGHASVDILRLRAAGPDSPHPGGLGTRTGILVWHLLQRHRALCVQRYVANPGRDLRIVVIGSRVVACYYHVNTAPDGNTHHPLYPHGWAAAELPPGAEELALRATRTLGLDVASLDLLEGPDGPVIIEVNPSLSAWSSIERTEHDRSPHGITHAYADLLCDLLGS; encoded by the coding sequence ATGGTGAACCCGGGAACCTCGTGGGTGGAGGGCGGCAACGTCACGCGCACGGCGGACGTGTGGATCCTCGACCGGACCGACAGCGTCGGTACCACCGACGGCACGCGGGCGCTCGGCGCCGAATTGACGAAACGCGGCCTGCGCGTCGAGGCGGTCGACTGGGAGAGTCTCACCCCCAGTTGCCTTCCCGCCGGCGTGCTGCGGCAGGACGGTCGGTTCGAGGTGCCCCGGCTCGCGGTGGTGTGCTCGCGCGTGCTCACCCGCCACGCCCCGGGGCACCTCGCCGACGAGTTCGCCTGGCTGGGACTTCTGGACGAAGCCGGCACCCGCCTGGTCAACCCGCTGCGCGGCCTCGGCGCCTACCACAACAAGATTCGCCAGGTCGCCGCACTGGCCGCGGTCGGACTGCCCGTTCCACCCACCCGGGTGGCACGAACCCCCGAGGACGTGGACGCCTGCCTCGCGCAGTGGCGGGACGTCGTGGTCAAACCGCCCCACGGCCACGCGTCGGTGGACATCCTGCGCCTGCGGGCGGCGGGCCCCGACAGCCCGCACCCCGGTGGGCTCGGCACCCGAACGGGCATTCTCGTCTGGCACCTGCTGCAACGCCACCGGGCACTGTGTGTGCAGCGCTACGTCGCCAACCCCGGCCGCGATCTACGGATCGTGGTGATCGGGTCGCGGGTCGTGGCCTGCTACTACCACGTCAACACCGCGCCCGACGGCAACACCCATCACCCGCTCTATCCACACGGTTGGGCCGCGGCCGAACTCCCGCCCGGGGCCGAGGAACTGGCGCTCCGGGCGACCAGGACCCTCGGTCTCGACGTCGCGTCCCTGGATCTGCTCGAAGGCCCGGACGGCCCGGTGATCATCGAGGTGAACCCCAGCCTCTCGGCGTGGAGTTCCATCGAACGCACCGAACACGACCGCTCGCCCCACGGAATCACCCACGCGTACGCAGACCTGCTGTGTGACCTGCTGGGCAGTTGA
- a CDS encoding Hsp70 family protein — MQRWQRPAPADQAARLPPTRRGGPRRGSGSCPRGSGRLGNAPGAPHPQERRTRARFEQLTESLIERCPAVLRKVCSEADVDPKQLDQIVLTGGSTRIPASRPPLGPTRARIRTRSQPRRIHGRADRGPPGH, encoded by the coding sequence ATACAGCGATGGCAGCGCCCGGCCCCGGCCGACCAGGCGGCGCGTCTTCCGCCCACGAGACGTGGCGGGCCGCGCCGGGGAAGCGGCTCGTGTCCACGGGGAAGTGGGCGACTTGGCAACGCACCCGGCGCACCGCACCCGCAGGAGCGACGCACCCGAGCCCGGTTCGAGCAACTGACCGAGTCCCTGATCGAGCGGTGCCCGGCCGTGCTGCGCAAGGTCTGCAGCGAAGCCGACGTCGACCCCAAACAGCTCGACCAGATCGTGTTGACCGGCGGCTCGACCAGGATCCCTGCATCACGGCCACCGCTCGGGCCCACAAGGGCAAGGATCCGCACAAGGTCTCAACCCCGACGGATCCACGGCCGGGCAGACCGCGGCCCGCCGGGCCACTGA
- a CDS encoding thiol-activated cytolysin family protein encodes MAHPPTPEPTPTTSVPSSDGDRQGMPAPAWAVRDGDGTWRVKWCPEVTADSYELMRRTSPSSEPQSIDRAARPEDLVIPPDGDRPDPDTYLVYAFRDGAPVRHSILGTGAAEGKVDLRAKLESWKTWDQLAPHEKSEDEELNSEEIYDEETLVKGIKKTMISTRTPHDIITFDPDVNVMWPGAVVQSKQAIKDGSLVPVGIRTQHRAPVKLAIDALSAHDIEPVKEPDGRSVLAAVRKAVSGQENKSPDIEFRQTIAYSEYDLAIEMGVSAKFGGFSGSISSEFNRKNSKNCVAIYMRERAFTATATGLEDANSLINDDFTEEELKKLENYEAIGKENPPLLVASVIYGRVLTVFINAECSETDLSAAVEASRTGFANIEGQLKTHYKSILQKSEITIKSHGGTPELVRKALVDGNISEYFGEKQKLEEYSIIGYVLKQLEPMKVARMSEKIQYAAEQWIYKDQGHYDATLEIRELQWTNTVIWSTQNPFTISFDGEEYKVDKDDGDTWPTKKHEFTADGRGKPFTIEIKDSGWEGCYVQLVPGNQRWFENGKTLYEGWVTTWCGRGYFDSYQWSIRITARKTD; translated from the coding sequence ATGGCACATCCGCCCACGCCAGAACCGACCCCCACCACCTCCGTCCCGTCCTCGGACGGCGATCGGCAGGGCATGCCGGCGCCCGCCTGGGCCGTGCGGGACGGGGACGGCACGTGGCGGGTGAAGTGGTGCCCCGAGGTCACCGCGGACTCCTACGAGCTGATGCGCCGGACCTCCCCGTCCTCCGAGCCGCAATCGATCGACCGGGCCGCCCGACCAGAGGACCTGGTGATCCCCCCGGACGGCGACAGGCCGGACCCCGACACGTACCTGGTGTACGCCTTCCGCGACGGCGCACCCGTTCGCCACTCGATCCTGGGCACCGGTGCGGCCGAAGGCAAGGTCGACCTGCGCGCGAAACTCGAGAGCTGGAAGACCTGGGACCAACTCGCCCCGCACGAGAAATCCGAGGACGAGGAGTTGAATTCGGAGGAAATCTACGACGAGGAAACGCTCGTCAAAGGTATCAAAAAGACCATGATCTCGACCCGGACACCGCACGACATCATCACGTTCGACCCGGACGTCAACGTCATGTGGCCCGGGGCCGTCGTGCAATCGAAGCAGGCGATCAAGGACGGCTCCCTGGTACCGGTGGGCATCCGAACCCAACATCGCGCGCCCGTGAAGCTCGCCATCGACGCCCTGTCCGCCCACGACATCGAGCCGGTCAAGGAACCGGACGGGAGATCCGTGCTCGCGGCCGTCAGGAAAGCCGTGTCCGGCCAGGAAAACAAATCGCCCGACATCGAGTTCCGGCAGACCATCGCGTACTCGGAATACGATCTCGCCATCGAAATGGGCGTGTCCGCAAAGTTCGGCGGCTTCTCGGGCAGCATCTCGTCGGAGTTCAACCGAAAGAACTCGAAGAACTGCGTCGCCATCTACATGCGCGAACGAGCTTTCACGGCCACCGCGACAGGGCTGGAGGACGCCAACTCCCTCATCAACGACGACTTCACCGAGGAAGAACTCAAGAAGCTGGAGAACTACGAGGCCATCGGAAAGGAGAACCCACCCCTGCTCGTTGCCTCCGTGATCTACGGGCGGGTCCTGACCGTCTTCATCAACGCCGAGTGCAGCGAGACGGACCTCAGCGCCGCCGTCGAGGCGAGCCGGACAGGATTCGCCAACATCGAAGGACAACTGAAGACGCACTACAAGAGCATCCTCCAGAAGTCCGAGATCACCATCAAGAGCCACGGCGGAACACCCGAGCTCGTACGGAAGGCACTCGTCGACGGAAACATCTCCGAATACTTCGGCGAGAAACAGAAACTGGAGGAATACTCCATCATCGGCTACGTCCTCAAGCAACTGGAGCCCATGAAGGTCGCCCGGATGAGCGAAAAGATCCAATACGCAGCGGAACAGTGGATCTACAAGGACCAGGGCCACTACGACGCCACACTCGAAATCCGCGAGCTGCAGTGGACGAACACCGTCATCTGGAGCACCCAGAATCCGTTCACGATCTCCTTCGACGGAGAGGAATACAAAGTCGACAAGGACGACGGGGATACCTGGCCCACCAAGAAGCACGAATTCACCGCCGACGGGAGGGGAAAACCGTTCACCATCGAGATCAAGGATTCCGGATGGGAGGGCTGCTACGTGCAGCTCGTTCCCGGGAACCAGAGATGGTTCGAGAACGGGAAGACCCTCTACGAGGGTTGGGTGACGACCTGGTGCGGCCGAGGCTACTTCGACTCCTATCAATGGAGCATCCGAATCACCGCCAGAAAGACGGACTGA
- a CDS encoding sugar phosphate nucleotidyltransferase → MSWSWAPVPAGTRRPDRPPYRLPRPLDCRLRRRTRPPRLDRTHHTLAVGCSDIPSRGAIVTCSPGSVPSAAEATRRQWRRSGGGRLCRRDSRSTSVGTIRKAVIAAAGLGTRMFPITKVIEKAMLPIGRRPTIDYIVRECAAAGVHEVAIVVRRGSTQIQGYYGDDTELRALLGRRGWAEKAHALDELATVPSITFVEQDPEDRYGTAVPVMLARDFIADDAFYFLSSDDLLVEPPGQSTLAELGRDAGDGSGYALVGQPSPASSLDRYGRLETAETDGRLHLTDLVEKDAVAARFDGGKVLINISRYAFPGQFLHVLAAVGEHEESGEYRLTDGLVEILGSTPISVTVGRGSYFDLGNEQGLAEASRHVVVGRQ, encoded by the coding sequence GTGTCCTGGAGTTGGGCACCGGTACCGGCTGGAACGCGGCGCCCTGATCGCCCACCGTACCGGCTCCCAAGACCGCTCGATTGCCGCCTGCGCCGTCGAACGCGTCCCCCGCGCCTGGACCGAACACACCACACCCTGGCGGTCGGCTGCTCGGACATTCCGTCGCGCGGCGCTATCGTGACGTGTTCGCCGGGGTCCGTTCCGAGCGCGGCGGAGGCCACACGACGTCAATGGCGTCGGTCGGGCGGCGGACGGTTGTGCCGTCGCGACTCGAGGAGTACGTCAGTGGGCACCATTCGCAAGGCGGTTATCGCTGCGGCGGGGTTGGGAACGCGCATGTTCCCGATCACCAAGGTGATCGAGAAGGCGATGCTGCCCATCGGCCGCCGGCCGACGATCGACTACATCGTCCGTGAGTGCGCTGCCGCAGGCGTCCATGAAGTCGCGATCGTGGTACGCCGGGGAAGCACCCAGATCCAGGGGTATTACGGGGACGACACCGAACTGCGCGCGTTGCTCGGACGCCGAGGCTGGGCCGAAAAGGCCCACGCACTCGACGAACTCGCCACGGTTCCGTCGATCACCTTCGTCGAGCAGGACCCGGAGGACCGGTACGGCACCGCCGTCCCGGTGATGCTCGCACGAGACTTCATCGCCGACGACGCCTTCTACTTCCTCTCCAGTGACGACCTCCTCGTCGAGCCTCCGGGGCAATCGACGCTCGCGGAACTGGGCCGCGACGCGGGCGACGGAAGCGGATACGCCCTCGTGGGACAACCGTCGCCGGCGAGTTCCCTCGACCGCTACGGCCGCCTCGAAACTGCCGAAACCGACGGGCGACTGCACCTGACGGACCTCGTCGAGAAGGACGCCGTCGCGGCCCGATTCGACGGGGGAAAGGTCCTGATCAACATCAGCAGGTACGCGTTTCCCGGCCAGTTCCTTCACGTCCTCGCCGCAGTGGGCGAACACGAGGAATCCGGGGAGTACCGCCTCACCGACGGGTTGGTGGAAATCCTCGGGTCCACACCGATCTCCGTCACCGTCGGTCGTGGCAGCTACTTCGACCTCGGCAACGAGCAGGGCTTGGCGGAGGCGTCCCGGCATGTCGTCGTCGGCCGGCAGTAG
- a CDS encoding MMPL family transporter: protein MQAEPTDVRGRTDTSAVTAPGLTTRVALWSIAHRWVVVVGWVVLTLAGGLAAERAGDRLSFRFDLPGQPAYETNSAIVERFGSGGDNPPLVAVVRLPPGTTVDSPGVRGELAGVFDRAAASVPGARTASLLTDGGKAFVSADGRTTFALFYPIPEYTSSDPYAKALPALTRAVAGASVAGSPVHVTGASVLASGGASGGSGVLVETLAAGAAALVVLAIVFGSLLALLPLLIAVVAIPTTFVGIYALTYVTDMSTITRNIVALVGLGVAIDYALLVVTRWREERGLGADNRAAVLKSSATAGRSVVFSGITVTVSLAALALTPVPFLRSIGYAGLLIPLVSVAVSTTLLPVILDAIGPRLEWPRKKPAGTVSRLWTGVARWVVGHRITATVGSLAVLALLIVPVFSLNLGEPQAGATAATADVEARAGLRALTDSGIGPGVLRPTELLLPVDANLPAVDGISATAPDAWRHDASRVVDAWSAAEPTSGAGKDALRAIRDAAGRVPGARVGGSPAQDGDFVHALYGPDLLIIVAAIVIVTMLLLTRALRSVWLPIKALLLNVVSLAAAYGVLTFVWQEGHGTRALFSSPATGAITLWVPLAVFALLFGLSMDYEVFILTRINEEYENGHSPDEAVIRGIGRTGRLVTSGALILFLAFVALGGVPQTDVKILSTGLAAGIILDATLIRGVLAPALVSLFGRLNWWMPAPVARVLRVTPIRQTTMEKEDRQR from the coding sequence ATGCAAGCAGAGCCGACCGATGTACGAGGAAGGACGGACACGTCCGCGGTGACGGCGCCGGGCCTGACCACGCGCGTGGCGCTGTGGTCGATCGCGCATCGCTGGGTCGTCGTCGTGGGATGGGTCGTGCTGACCCTTGCCGGCGGTTTGGCCGCGGAGCGGGCGGGCGATCGGTTGTCCTTCAGGTTCGATCTGCCCGGGCAGCCCGCCTACGAGACCAACTCCGCGATCGTGGAACGGTTCGGATCCGGCGGCGACAATCCGCCGCTGGTCGCCGTGGTGCGGTTGCCGCCGGGCACCACGGTGGACTCGCCGGGTGTCCGCGGCGAACTCGCCGGTGTGTTCGACCGGGCCGCGGCGAGTGTTCCCGGCGCGCGTACGGCCTCGCTGCTCACCGACGGTGGCAAGGCGTTCGTTTCGGCCGACGGCCGCACCACGTTCGCCCTCTTCTATCCGATTCCCGAGTACACCTCCTCGGACCCGTACGCCAAGGCGCTGCCGGCGTTGACCCGAGCCGTCGCCGGGGCGTCGGTCGCCGGCTCCCCCGTCCATGTCACCGGTGCGAGCGTGTTGGCGTCGGGGGGCGCGAGCGGAGGCAGCGGTGTGCTGGTGGAGACGCTGGCCGCGGGCGCGGCCGCACTGGTGGTGTTGGCGATCGTATTCGGGTCGCTGTTGGCGCTGTTGCCGCTGCTCATCGCGGTGGTGGCGATTCCCACCACGTTCGTCGGGATCTACGCGCTCACCTACGTCACCGACATGTCGACGATCACCCGCAACATCGTCGCCCTCGTCGGTCTCGGCGTGGCCATCGACTACGCCCTGCTGGTGGTCACCCGATGGCGTGAGGAACGCGGCCTCGGCGCGGACAACCGGGCGGCGGTCCTGAAGTCGTCGGCCACGGCGGGCAGATCGGTGGTGTTCTCGGGGATCACGGTGACCGTCAGTCTGGCCGCGTTGGCACTGACGCCGGTTCCGTTCCTGCGCAGCATCGGTTACGCGGGACTGCTGATTCCGCTGGTCAGCGTCGCGGTGTCCACGACGTTGTTGCCGGTGATCCTGGACGCGATCGGTCCCCGGCTCGAATGGCCGCGCAAGAAGCCGGCGGGCACGGTGAGCCGGCTGTGGACGGGCGTCGCCCGGTGGGTGGTGGGGCACCGGATCACGGCAACCGTCGGGTCCCTGGCGGTGCTCGCGCTGCTGATCGTGCCCGTGTTCTCGCTCAATCTCGGAGAGCCCCAGGCCGGTGCGACGGCGGCCACCGCCGACGTCGAGGCCCGGGCGGGTCTGCGCGCGCTCACCGATTCGGGAATCGGCCCGGGCGTACTGCGGCCCACCGAGCTTCTGCTGCCCGTCGACGCGAACCTGCCCGCCGTGGACGGCATTTCGGCGACGGCGCCCGACGCGTGGCGACACGACGCCTCCCGCGTGGTGGACGCCTGGTCGGCGGCCGAGCCCACCAGCGGCGCCGGCAAGGACGCGTTGCGGGCGATTCGCGACGCGGCGGGCCGGGTACCGGGGGCCCGGGTCGGTGGATCGCCCGCCCAGGACGGCGACTTCGTCCACGCACTCTACGGCCCCGATCTGCTGATCATCGTCGCCGCCATCGTGATCGTCACGATGCTGCTGCTGACCCGCGCGCTGCGCTCGGTATGGCTGCCGATCAAGGCGCTGTTGCTCAACGTCGTGTCCCTCGCGGCGGCGTACGGGGTGCTCACGTTCGTCTGGCAGGAAGGGCACGGCACCCGGGCACTGTTCTCCAGTCCGGCCACGGGCGCGATCACCCTGTGGGTTCCCCTCGCGGTCTTCGCGTTGTTGTTCGGATTGTCGATGGACTACGAGGTGTTCATCCTGACCCGGATCAACGAGGAGTACGAGAACGGCCATTCCCCCGACGAGGCGGTGATCCGAGGCATCGGGCGCACCGGCCGTCTGGTCACCTCCGGCGCACTCATCCTCTTCCTCGCGTTCGTCGCACTCGGCGGCGTCCCACAGACCGACGTCAAGATCCTGTCCACCGGGCTGGCCGCCGGCATCATCCTCGACGCCACACTCATCCGAGGAGTACTCGCCCCCGCCCTGGTGTCCTTGTTCGGTCGGCTCAACTGGTGGATGCCCGCACCCGTCGCCCGCGTCCTTCGCGTGACCCCGATACGGCAAACGACTATGGAGAAAGAAGATCGGCAACGGTGA
- a CDS encoding fic family toxin-antitoxin system, toxin component, translating to MDVAFLLHAAELLPGDPQVDDLGPLYAALSRVQARAMDRGVYGSDHLKAAALLHTLVRLPCLEHSNEAFAWHATEAFLALYGHRLDYPPKEAVILVREAARGVVGVRRIARRLREWTTD from the coding sequence GTGGACGTGGCGTTCCTGCTCCATGCCGCCGAACTGTTGCCCGGTGATCCACAGGTCGACGACCTCGGTCCGCTCTACGCCGCGCTGTCCCGCGTGCAGGCCCGTGCGATGGACCGGGGCGTGTACGGTTCGGACCACCTCAAGGCGGCGGCGCTCCTTCACACGCTGGTCCGGCTGCCGTGTCTCGAACACTCCAACGAGGCATTCGCCTGGCACGCCACCGAGGCGTTCCTGGCCCTGTACGGACACCGTCTCGACTATCCGCCGAAGGAAGCCGTCATCCTCGTCCGCGAAGCCGCCCGGGGTGTCGTCGGCGTCCGACGCATCGCACGCCGACTCCGCGAATGGACCACGGACTGA
- a CDS encoding DUF4132 domain-containing protein, with protein MGPTRTMGPAHTDEVRAYIASGDTGGLAGCLAALARQIDHGDWTFGPTDIVAALREELPEADRGSLVEALVAVIGAAPEGRERNLVSDLALFLAWEFKLEAPLALLDDVLARAERTWTFPYSNQVFQTVEASFAHGRPVSGHVVALLRRMDTLSYLRRGPLRALLARTERPLLSPGEAWADQAIADAETGGEMWERLLAHARSAKSSKPTATWERAGRDILDEIGAEAASAVLVRWLALVGRPRTFALEEGWDRGEYDPYNAQALRGIAWLLAFTPESPETARALGRLAETALRKVTGIGPVSPKVANAAVYALSRLGGEASVAQLARLATRLTYRGTLKEVEAALDARASALGVSRAEVEETAIPAYGLVEVGRRVERFGGAAAELTVSAGTVVLSWRNAAGKTVKSPPAEVRHEHAESVAEFKAAAKDVAKMLTAQSERLDRLFLARRTWRFDPWRERFLDHPLVGTLARRLLWTVDGRIHGFADGELRTLDDAPASPAPDARVGLWHPIDSPAEEVVAARDWLERHLVTQPFRQAHREIYPITVAEETTGTYSNRYAGHVLHQHRFHALAAVRGWSDTLRLSVDADFPPTTRPLPEWGLRAEFWVAGHGDDTTGSGSYLHLATDQVRFYPIDAPVNRAHADSGGYEQNRGLGTGEVPPLPLTDIPPVVFSEVMRDADLFVGVAGIGNDPTWEDGGPRGRHRDYWVAYNMGELTAGALARRDVLARLLPRLAIGARCRIDGRYLRVTGTLRSYAIHLGSGNVLMSPNGRYLCIVPKADAETVPAGTYLPYEGDTTLSIILSKAMLLARDDLITDPTITRQFG; from the coding sequence ATGGGACCGACACGCACGATGGGACCGGCCCACACAGACGAAGTCCGCGCGTACATCGCATCCGGCGACACCGGCGGCCTCGCCGGGTGCCTCGCGGCCCTGGCCCGGCAAATCGACCACGGCGACTGGACGTTCGGCCCCACCGACATCGTCGCCGCGCTCCGTGAGGAACTCCCCGAGGCCGACCGCGGCAGCCTCGTCGAAGCCCTGGTCGCCGTGATCGGCGCGGCTCCGGAGGGTCGCGAGCGAAATCTGGTCTCGGATCTGGCGCTCTTCCTGGCCTGGGAGTTCAAGCTCGAGGCGCCACTCGCGCTGCTCGACGATGTCCTGGCCCGAGCCGAGCGCACGTGGACATTCCCATACAGCAACCAGGTCTTCCAGACCGTCGAGGCGTCGTTCGCACACGGGCGCCCCGTATCGGGCCACGTCGTCGCCCTGCTCCGACGCATGGACACCCTGTCGTACCTGCGACGGGGTCCGCTCCGCGCCCTGCTCGCCCGCACGGAACGTCCCCTGCTCAGCCCGGGCGAGGCGTGGGCCGACCAGGCCATCGCCGATGCCGAAACCGGCGGCGAAATGTGGGAGCGGCTGCTCGCCCACGCCCGGAGTGCCAAGTCGTCCAAACCGACCGCGACGTGGGAGCGCGCGGGCCGCGACATCCTCGACGAGATCGGCGCCGAGGCGGCCTCCGCGGTCCTGGTGCGGTGGCTCGCGCTGGTGGGGCGCCCGCGTACCTTCGCGCTGGAGGAGGGCTGGGACCGCGGCGAGTACGATCCGTACAACGCGCAGGCCCTGCGCGGTATCGCCTGGCTGTTGGCATTCACCCCGGAATCACCGGAGACCGCACGGGCGTTGGGTCGCCTCGCCGAGACCGCGCTGCGCAAGGTGACGGGGATCGGCCCGGTGAGCCCGAAGGTGGCCAACGCGGCGGTGTACGCGCTGTCCCGGCTCGGTGGCGAGGCGTCCGTCGCGCAACTTGCCCGACTCGCCACCCGGTTGACCTACCGCGGCACTCTGAAGGAGGTCGAGGCGGCCCTCGACGCCCGCGCCTCGGCGCTCGGCGTCAGCCGTGCCGAGGTGGAGGAGACGGCGATACCCGCCTACGGTCTGGTCGAAGTCGGCCGACGTGTCGAGCGGTTCGGTGGCGCCGCCGCGGAACTCACGGTGTCCGCCGGGACGGTGGTCCTCTCCTGGCGCAACGCCGCCGGCAAGACCGTCAAGTCGCCGCCGGCCGAGGTGCGCCATGAACACGCGGAGAGCGTCGCCGAGTTCAAGGCCGCCGCGAAGGACGTCGCCAAGATGCTCACCGCGCAGTCCGAGCGTCTGGACCGCCTGTTCCTCGCCCGGCGCACCTGGCGCTTCGACCCATGGCGCGAACGCTTCCTGGACCATCCCTTGGTGGGCACTCTCGCGCGCCGCCTGCTGTGGACCGTCGACGGGCGGATCCACGGGTTCGCCGACGGGGAACTGCGTACGCTCGACGACGCGCCGGCCTCCCCGGCTCCGGATGCGCGGGTCGGGCTCTGGCACCCGATCGACAGTCCCGCCGAGGAGGTCGTGGCCGCCCGGGACTGGCTCGAACGGCACCTCGTCACCCAGCCGTTCCGTCAGGCGCACCGCGAGATCTACCCGATCACGGTCGCCGAGGAAACCACCGGCACGTACTCCAACCGGTACGCGGGGCACGTGCTGCATCAGCACCGGTTTCACGCGCTCGCGGCCGTCCGAGGCTGGTCGGACACGTTGCGGCTGTCCGTCGACGCCGACTTTCCGCCCACCACGCGGCCCCTGCCCGAGTGGGGCCTGCGCGCCGAATTCTGGGTCGCCGGCCACGGCGACGACACGACCGGCTCGGGCAGCTATCTGCACCTCGCCACCGACCAGGTGCGGTTCTATCCGATCGACGCGCCGGTCAACCGTGCGCACGCGGATTCCGGCGGCTACGAGCAGAACCGCGGCCTCGGAACCGGCGAGGTGCCGCCGCTGCCGCTGACCGACATACCGCCCGTGGTGTTCAGCGAAGTGATGCGCGACGCCGACCTGTTCGTGGGAGTGGCCGGCATCGGCAACGACCCGACCTGGGAGGACGGCGGGCCACGGGGCCGCCACCGCGACTACTGGGTGGCCTACAACATGGGCGAACTCACCGCCGGCGCATTGGCGCGGCGAGACGTGCTCGCCCGACTGCTGCCCAGGCTCGCGATCGGCGCGCGGTGCCGAATCGACGGCAGGTACCTCCGCGTCACCGGCACACTGCGGAGCTACGCGATCCACCTCGGGTCGGGAAATGTGCTGATGAGCCCGAACGGCCGCTACCTGTGCATCGTTCCGAAGGCCGACGCGGAAACCGTCCCGGCGGGCACCTACCTGCCATATGAAGGGGACACAACCCTGTCGATCATCCTGAGCAAGGCGATGCTCCTGGCACGAGACGACCTCATCACCGATCCGACCATCACCCGACAGTTCGGGTAA
- a CDS encoding DUF7192 family protein: MSSRDPKPEDTVLRKPPMWSWQEFVDRATEPDTIDDGSGRNGDNDWPGASWEEALRLAQDGWTTVLPEVNVELAELRKGGRDDVLATVLVPTWDTTGSEVDVGAYLSGEPECMVDVVPQRMSKRGRVVTFLVPAAYDHTTPHSVVRHRGVALAALCSSIIATGHSVEIWSGYCFYLEDDGTDRFAWAARVISAAEPLDIGRLMFALAHPAMLRRLWFGAWDSAQAPLARRVHDHAYGIPTRCFPEDLPEGINDPYIFPYLSPDDPQWQTESTALAWCRETFVALGLLRDR; this comes from the coding sequence ATGAGTTCCCGTGACCCCAAGCCGGAGGACACCGTCCTCCGCAAGCCCCCGATGTGGTCCTGGCAGGAGTTCGTGGACCGCGCCACCGAACCCGACACCATCGACGACGGAAGCGGACGCAATGGCGACAACGACTGGCCGGGCGCGTCCTGGGAGGAGGCACTGCGTCTCGCACAGGACGGGTGGACCACCGTGCTGCCGGAAGTGAACGTCGAGTTGGCCGAACTCCGCAAAGGAGGAAGGGATGACGTCCTGGCGACCGTACTGGTTCCGACCTGGGACACGACCGGCAGCGAGGTGGACGTCGGCGCCTACCTGAGCGGTGAACCCGAGTGCATGGTGGACGTGGTGCCCCAGCGCATGTCGAAGCGGGGCCGGGTGGTGACGTTCCTGGTCCCGGCCGCGTACGACCACACGACACCGCACTCCGTCGTCCGCCACCGGGGGGTGGCACTGGCCGCGCTGTGTTCGTCCATCATCGCGACCGGACACAGCGTCGAGATCTGGTCGGGTTACTGCTTCTACCTCGAGGACGACGGTACGGACCGCTTCGCCTGGGCGGCACGCGTGATCTCGGCGGCCGAACCGCTGGACATCGGCCGATTGATGTTCGCCCTGGCGCACCCCGCGATGCTGCGCCGCCTGTGGTTCGGGGCGTGGGACAGTGCCCAGGCGCCACTGGCCCGCCGCGTACACGACCATGCCTACGGCATCCCGACGAGGTGTTTCCCCGAGGACTTGCCGGAGGGCATCAACGATCCCTACATCTTCCCGTATCTGTCGCCGGACGATCCCCAATGGCAGACGGAAAGTACCGCGTTGGCATGGTGCCGGGAGACGTTCGTGGCTCTGGGCCTGCTACGGGACCGCTGA